In the genome of Saprospira sp. CCB-QB6, one region contains:
- the dut gene encoding dUTP diphosphatase: protein MQVKIINRSNFPLPSYKTLGSAGMDLRANIEAPIRLGSLERTLVPTGLFMELPQGYEAQVRPRSGLALKKGLSVPNAPGTIDSDYRGEIGVILVNLSKDEIEIAPGERIAQLVVAQYQKISWQAVESLDQSERGTGGFGSTGVQ, encoded by the coding sequence ATGCAAGTAAAAATTATCAATCGCTCTAACTTCCCTTTGCCTAGCTACAAAACTTTGGGTAGCGCAGGCATGGACCTTCGGGCCAATATTGAGGCGCCTATCCGCCTAGGAAGCCTAGAACGCACGCTAGTTCCTACCGGATTGTTTATGGAGTTGCCCCAAGGCTATGAGGCGCAAGTGCGTCCCCGCTCTGGTTTGGCCCTCAAAAAAGGCCTTTCTGTTCCCAATGCCCCAGGCACCATTGATAGCGATTATCGCGGAGAAATTGGCGTGATTCTCGTCAACTTATCCAAGGACGAAATTGAAATTGCTCCAGGCGAACGAATTGCCCAATTGGTCGTAGCCCAATACCAAAAAATTAGCTGGCAAGCCGTAGAAAGCCTAGACCAAAGCGAAAGAGGTACAGGCGGTTTCGGTAGTACAGGCGTTCAATAA